The following nucleotide sequence is from Nitrospira sp..
TGAGTTATAAAATCAGAGTTCCTGCCAAAGACGATCCACTCGACGAAACCCAGCTATTGACTGGTCTTGAGCGGTTCTTGTTGAGCCTCCAGGAGCATCGGCGAGCGTTGTTGGTGGGAGTGGGAGTACTGCTGGTGGCCGCCGCAGTTGTGGCTGGGGTGGTGTGGTACGACTATCAGACGACACTGAAGGCTCGGGAGCTTGATCAGGAAGCGACACGTCACTACCTCAACAGGCCGGCCGACGATCCGAAAAAAGCACGGGAGCAGTTGATGCAGGCCATCACCCTTTACAAACAGGTGGTGGAGCAGTACCCGCGCACCCCCGTTGCCCCGCTTGCGCTGTTCCACTTAGGCAATGCACAGGTTCTGGCAAATGAAGTCGATGCCGGAATTGAAACCTATAAGCGATTTCTGCTGCTATATGCTGACAACTCTTCATTTGTAAGCCTCGTGCAGCAACGGTTAGCCTATGCTTTTCTCCTGAAGGGAGAACAAGACCAAGCGGCC
It contains:
- a CDS encoding tetratricopeptide repeat protein, translating into MSYKIRVPAKDDPLDETQLLTGLERFLLSLQEHRRALLVGVGVLLVAAAVVAGVVWYDYQTTLKARELDQEATRHYLNRPADDPKKAREQLMQAITLYKQVVEQYPRTPVAPLALFHLGNAQVLANEVDAGIETYKRFLLLYADNSSFVSLVQQRLAYAFLLKGEQDQAAKTFAAILEAPLALNKDQVLFELAKLEESHSRPEGALGHYQDLMKNYPSSPFASEAAVRVKVLEVKKSPDSPPTIAPVKSENTAPPTQSEPAGKSISKPAASSAKEKS